The following are encoded together in the Xanthomonas vesicatoria ATCC 35937 genome:
- a CDS encoding right-handed parallel beta-helix repeat-containing protein codes for MQLRAQMLLMLSLSLPMLQAGAASAPPYRLYLAPDGNDTAAGTAPSTALRSLGAAQQRLVERRPAGEVEVVIASGTYLQQSVHWTFANGAPIRFIAAPGVARPPVFDGRGGATWFALKGGRNAPTRLTFEGLTVSNYWMALDLGSSKADEDGNGGNTIRNMQFERIGGRYGRSQEAAYSFAAIRLQQSRDNRIEHNRFVSIENDTTTSGFIHALYLARHSSGNRIEGNTFVDVNGDAVRTRDASDQTYVGGNQFLRAGKYAAFSDWFKADGECPSQGGEFVGNTVGIGYYRAIDATGTTGADDACGALKRPRIAERGTRKPD; via the coding sequence ATGCAGCTGCGAGCACAGATGTTGTTGATGCTGTCACTGAGTCTGCCGATGCTGCAGGCGGGTGCGGCATCGGCCCCGCCTTACCGGCTGTATCTGGCGCCCGATGGCAACGATACGGCAGCAGGTACCGCGCCTTCGACGGCATTGCGCAGTCTCGGCGCCGCGCAGCAACGCCTGGTCGAGCGCCGGCCGGCAGGGGAGGTGGAGGTAGTGATCGCCTCGGGTACCTATCTTCAACAGTCGGTGCACTGGACCTTTGCCAACGGCGCGCCGATCCGCTTCATCGCCGCTCCTGGCGTTGCGCGCCCGCCGGTCTTCGATGGACGCGGTGGCGCAACCTGGTTCGCCTTGAAAGGCGGGCGAAATGCACCGACGCGGCTGACCTTCGAGGGGTTGACCGTCAGCAACTACTGGATGGCGCTGGATCTGGGCAGCAGCAAGGCCGATGAGGACGGCAATGGCGGCAACACGATCCGCAACATGCAGTTCGAGCGGATCGGTGGGCGCTACGGCCGCAGTCAGGAGGCCGCCTATTCGTTTGCGGCGATCCGCCTGCAACAGTCGCGCGACAACCGCATCGAACACAATCGCTTCGTGTCGATCGAAAACGACACCACTACCTCCGGCTTTATCCATGCGCTGTATCTGGCGCGGCACTCGTCCGGTAACCGGATCGAAGGCAACACGTTTGTGGACGTCAACGGCGACGCAGTGCGTACGCGCGATGCCTCCGACCAGACCTATGTCGGCGGCAACCAGTTCCTCAGGGCCGGCAAATACGCTGCGTTTTCGGATTGGTTCAAGGCCGATGGCGAGTGCCCATCGCAAGGTGGCGAGTTTGTCGGCAATACCGTCGGCATCGGGTATTACCGCGCCATCGATGCGACCGGGACGACTGGGGCAGACGATGCCTGTGGCGCACTGAAGCGACCGCGCATTGCAGAGCGCGGCACGCGCAAACCCGATTGA
- a CDS encoding sensor histidine kinase, producing MWHRSFTFALFLRLLPVLALAAALPWFMAYWLDRGWQVAAISVVVLLAAMWFSLTRATAPMRSLFRALAGTTSSYRDGEYNFGVYWRGTDELAQLVQAHAELGDVLRAQRRDLVQRELMLDTMLQNTPVAMLLVVAGGDGLRRIGFSNNAARKLLYGGRKLEGQHLDDVLERMPGELRDALARGGDCLFAVREDGDDEDDEQIYHLSRRSFHLNGRGHELLLIRTLTTELRRQEVQTWKKVIRVISHELNNSLAPIASLAHSGAELLRRERTDRLGTVFETIEERARHLEGFIRGYARFAKLPQPQLQTIEWAPFLERLRHQIPFQLQGEISDVSSRIDAAQIEQAMLNLLKNAHEACSEAQPPNSDVAVRVTRLPQWLRIEVLDRGNGMNEAVLHNALMPFYSTKRNGTGLGLALTREIAEAHGGRISLHNREHGGLCVTLLLPSASAA from the coding sequence ATGTGGCATCGCTCCTTCACCTTCGCACTGTTTTTACGGCTATTGCCGGTGCTGGCACTGGCCGCCGCCCTGCCCTGGTTCATGGCGTACTGGCTGGATCGCGGCTGGCAGGTAGCTGCAATTTCGGTCGTCGTGCTGCTGGCCGCGATGTGGTTCAGCCTCACCCGCGCCACCGCACCGATGCGCTCGCTGTTCCGCGCCCTGGCCGGCACCACCAGCAGTTACCGCGATGGCGAATACAACTTCGGCGTGTATTGGCGCGGCACCGACGAACTGGCGCAGCTGGTACAGGCGCATGCCGAACTCGGCGACGTACTGCGCGCGCAGCGGCGCGATCTGGTGCAGCGCGAATTGATGCTCGACACCATGCTGCAGAACACCCCTGTGGCGATGTTGCTGGTGGTGGCCGGCGGCGATGGGCTGCGCCGCATCGGGTTTTCCAACAACGCCGCACGCAAACTGCTCTACGGCGGACGCAAGCTCGAAGGCCAGCATCTGGACGACGTGCTCGAACGCATGCCAGGCGAGCTACGCGATGCATTGGCACGCGGCGGCGACTGCCTGTTCGCCGTGCGCGAGGACGGCGATGACGAAGACGACGAGCAGATCTATCACCTGTCCCGGCGCAGCTTCCACCTCAACGGACGCGGCCATGAGTTGCTGCTGATCCGCACCCTGACTACCGAATTGCGGCGCCAGGAAGTGCAGACCTGGAAAAAGGTCATCCGCGTGATCAGCCACGAATTGAACAACTCACTCGCACCGATCGCCTCTCTGGCGCATTCCGGCGCCGAACTGTTGCGGCGCGAACGCACCGACCGCCTGGGCACGGTCTTCGAAACCATCGAAGAGCGCGCGCGTCATCTGGAAGGCTTTATCCGCGGCTATGCGCGCTTTGCCAAACTGCCGCAACCGCAATTGCAGACCATCGAATGGGCGCCGTTTCTGGAGCGCCTGCGGCACCAGATCCCGTTCCAGTTACAAGGCGAGATCAGCGATGTCAGCAGCCGCATCGATGCGGCGCAGATCGAACAGGCCATGCTCAATCTACTCAAGAACGCGCACGAGGCTTGCAGCGAAGCGCAGCCGCCCAACAGCGACGTGGCGGTGCGCGTGACACGCTTGCCGCAATGGCTACGGATCGAGGTGCTCGACCGCGGCAATGGCATGAACGAAGCGGTGCTGCATAACGCTCTGATGCCGTTCTATTCGACCAAGCGCAACGGCACCGGGCTGGGTCTGGCGCTCACCCGCGAGATTGCCGAAGCGCATGGTGGGCGTATTTCGCTGCACAACCGCGAACATGGCGGGCTGTGTGTGACCTTGTTGCTGCCCTCGGCATCGGCTGCGTAG
- a CDS encoding GtrA family protein: MSLFRQGSQFTLIGGLQLAVDCGIFIAATAAGMPTVPANLLGRISGAVLGFWLNGRYTFAQQGGGARLGWQRFRRFAVMWLALTVISTWLLSATVDLVGLRQAWLAKPLVEGGLAIVSFFLGRHVVYR, from the coding sequence ATGAGCCTGTTCCGCCAAGGCAGCCAGTTCACCCTGATTGGCGGCCTGCAATTGGCTGTGGATTGCGGCATCTTCATCGCCGCCACTGCCGCCGGCATGCCGACGGTGCCGGCCAATCTGCTCGGGCGCATCAGTGGCGCGGTGCTGGGTTTCTGGCTCAATGGCCGCTACACCTTCGCCCAGCAGGGCGGTGGCGCACGCCTGGGCTGGCAGCGCTTCCGCCGCTTTGCGGTGATGTGGCTGGCGCTGACCGTGATCAGCACCTGGCTGCTGTCGGCGACGGTGGATCTGGTCGGTCTGCGCCAGGCCTGGTTGGCCAAGCCGCTGGTCGAAGGCGGCCTGGCGATCGTGTCGTTCTTTCTCGGCCGGCATGTTGTGTATCGCTGA
- the glmU gene encoding bifunctional UDP-N-acetylglucosamine diphosphorylase/glucosamine-1-phosphate N-acetyltransferase GlmU produces the protein MTLPLHVVILAAGEGKRMRSSLPKVLQPLAGQPMLAHVIATARQLQPAAVHIVYGHGGDQVRAAFAGQADLQWAEQQQQLGTGHAVQQAMDAIPDAATVLVLYGDVPLIQSESLLQLLHAPGRMAVLVAELANPTGYGRILRDAEGKVAAIIEQKDANDEQRRIRTINTGILTAESTALRRWLGGLSNNNAQGEFYLTDVFASAAADFTPADMVHVADPQEVEGANDPWQLAQLERAWQLRAARALCLQGVRMADPARVEQRGTVQVGRDVQLDIDVILEGDVTLGDGVVIGPFVRLRDVTLGAGAQVRAHCDLDGVVTEGAVQIGPFARLRPGTMLADGVHIGNFVETKKVTMGVGSKANHLTYLGDAVIGSKVNIGAGTITCNYDGVNKSQTTIGDNAFVGSNSALVAPIQVGANATIGAGSVITRDAPAGQLSVARPRQTVIEGWERPTKK, from the coding sequence ATGACCCTGCCCCTGCACGTCGTGATCCTGGCTGCGGGCGAGGGCAAGCGCATGCGCTCGTCCTTGCCCAAGGTGCTGCAGCCGTTGGCGGGCCAGCCGATGTTGGCGCATGTCATCGCCACCGCTCGGCAGCTGCAGCCGGCCGCGGTCCACATCGTCTACGGGCATGGTGGCGATCAGGTACGGGCCGCCTTTGCCGGGCAAGCCGATCTGCAGTGGGCCGAGCAACAGCAGCAGCTCGGCACCGGCCACGCGGTGCAACAGGCGATGGATGCGATTCCGGATGCGGCCACCGTGCTGGTGCTGTACGGCGATGTGCCGCTGATCCAGAGCGAGAGCCTGTTGCAGTTGCTGCATGCACCCGGCCGGATGGCGGTGCTGGTCGCCGAACTCGCCAACCCCACCGGCTACGGACGCATCCTGCGCGATGCCGAAGGCAAGGTGGCGGCGATCATCGAGCAGAAGGACGCCAACGACGAGCAGCGGCGCATCCGCACCATCAACACCGGCATCCTCACCGCCGAATCCACCGCACTGCGACGTTGGCTGGGTGGTTTGTCCAACAACAATGCACAGGGCGAGTTCTATCTCACCGACGTGTTTGCCAGCGCCGCCGCGGACTTCACGCCCGCAGACATGGTGCATGTGGCCGACCCGCAGGAGGTGGAAGGTGCCAACGACCCGTGGCAATTGGCCCAGCTCGAACGCGCCTGGCAGCTGCGCGCAGCGCGTGCGCTGTGTCTGCAGGGCGTGCGCATGGCCGACCCGGCGCGCGTGGAGCAGCGCGGCACGGTGCAGGTAGGACGCGATGTGCAGCTGGATATCGATGTGATTCTGGAGGGCGATGTCACGCTTGGCGATGGCGTGGTGATCGGCCCGTTCGTCCGGCTGCGCGATGTGACGCTGGGGGCCGGCGCGCAGGTGCGTGCGCACTGCGATCTGGACGGCGTGGTCACCGAAGGTGCGGTGCAGATCGGCCCGTTCGCGCGGTTGCGCCCCGGCACCATGCTCGCCGATGGCGTGCATATCGGGAATTTCGTCGAGACCAAGAAGGTCACCATGGGTGTGGGCAGCAAGGCCAACCATCTGACCTACCTGGGCGATGCGGTGATCGGCAGCAAGGTCAACATCGGTGCCGGCACCATCACCTGCAACTACGATGGCGTGAACAAGTCGCAGACCACCATCGGCGACAACGCGTTCGTCGGCTCCAACAGCGCGCTGGTGGCGCCGATCCAAGTCGGTGCCAATGCCACCATTGGCGCGGGCTCGGTGATCACGCGCGATGCCCCGGCCGGCCAGCTCAGCGTCGCTCGCCCGCGGCAGACGGTGATCGAAGGTTGGGAGCGGCCGACCAAGAAGTAG
- a CDS encoding F0F1 ATP synthase subunit epsilon, with protein sequence MSTIRCDIVSAEKEIFHGEATLVVATGELGELGIAPKHAPLITRLKPGKVVVTTASGEQLDFAISGGILEVQPQVVTVLVDTAVRAQDIDEAAVRKVKEEAERLLANRGDTVDVAQAQRQLAEATVQLQALERLRRNLKH encoded by the coding sequence ATGAGCACTATCCGTTGCGACATCGTCAGCGCCGAGAAGGAAATCTTCCACGGTGAGGCGACGCTGGTCGTCGCCACCGGCGAGTTGGGCGAGCTGGGCATCGCGCCCAAGCACGCGCCGTTGATCACGCGCCTAAAGCCGGGCAAGGTGGTGGTCACCACCGCCAGTGGCGAACAGCTGGACTTCGCCATCTCTGGCGGCATCCTGGAAGTGCAGCCGCAGGTGGTGACCGTGCTGGTCGACACTGCGGTGCGTGCGCAGGACATCGACGAGGCTGCGGTCCGCAAGGTCAAGGAAGAAGCCGAGCGTCTGCTGGCCAACCGGGGCGACACGGTGGACGTCGCCCAGGCGCAGCGTCAGCTTGCCGAGGCAACGGTGCAGCTGCAGGCGCTGGAGCGTCTGCGTCGCAACCTCAAGCACTGA
- a CDS encoding chorismate mutase, translating to MTRSIDGFRGYALTCTLAVALLGCALPARSQPALDPLLDRIVQRNAIGDAVALSKWDSGKPVLDQTREAAVLLSVRDQASAHGLEPDDAVRFFAAQIEANKAVQYALLNHWHERGRAPETARPDLTTLRARLDQLQGELLDALAAAGSARAAPECATSTARAAAHYAAQWQLDALHRAALVRSLGDFCQQVGNKS from the coding sequence ATGACCCGCTCGATCGACGGCTTTCGCGGTTATGCACTGACTTGCACGCTTGCGGTTGCCCTCCTGGGTTGCGCGTTGCCGGCCCGCAGCCAGCCGGCGCTGGATCCGCTGCTGGACCGCATCGTGCAGCGCAATGCCATCGGCGATGCGGTAGCGCTGAGCAAGTGGGATAGCGGCAAGCCGGTATTGGATCAGACGCGCGAAGCGGCGGTATTGCTGAGCGTGCGCGATCAGGCCTCCGCGCATGGACTGGAGCCCGATGACGCGGTGCGCTTCTTTGCCGCGCAGATCGAGGCCAACAAGGCGGTGCAATACGCACTGCTGAATCATTGGCATGAGCGGGGCCGCGCGCCGGAGACCGCCCGCCCGGATCTGACCACGCTGCGCGCGCGCCTGGATCAACTGCAAGGTGAGTTACTCGACGCATTGGCGGCCGCAGGTTCGGCGCGGGCTGCTCCCGAGTGCGCAACCAGCACCGCGCGTGCGGCCGCGCACTATGCCGCGCAATGGCAACTGGACGCGCTGCATCGTGCCGCACTGGTGCGCAGCCTGGGCGACTTCTGCCAGCAGGTGGGCAACAAGTCCTAG
- the atpD gene encoding F0F1 ATP synthase subunit beta — translation MSQGKIVQIIGAVVDVEFQRNEVPKVYHALKVEGTEITLEVQQQLGDGVVRTIALGSTDGLKRNLLATNTERAISVPVGAGTLGRIMDVLGRPIDEAGDVQASDHWEIHRTAPSYEDQSSSTELLETGIKVIDLMCPFAKGGKVGLFGGAGVGKTVNMMELINNIAKAHSGLSVFAGVGERTREGNDFYHEMKDSNVLDKVAMVYGQMNEPPGNRLRVALTGLTMAEYFRDEKDENGKGKDVLLFVDNIYRYTLAGTEVSALLGRMPSAVGYQPTLAEEMGVLQERITSTKSGSITSIQAVYVPADDLTDPSPATTFAHLDSTVTLSRNIASLGIYPAVDPLDSTSRQMDPLVIGTEHYDTAQRVQQTLQKYKELKDIIAILGMDELSEEDKQSVSRARKIERFFSQPFHVAEVFTGSPGKYVSLKDTIRGFKAICDGEYDHLPEQAFYMVGSIEEAVEKANKMSAKA, via the coding sequence ATGAGTCAGGGCAAGATCGTTCAGATCATCGGCGCGGTCGTCGACGTCGAGTTCCAGCGCAATGAAGTACCCAAGGTCTATCACGCGTTGAAGGTCGAAGGCACCGAAATCACCCTGGAAGTGCAGCAGCAGCTCGGCGACGGCGTGGTGCGCACGATTGCGCTCGGCTCCACCGACGGCCTGAAGCGCAACCTGCTGGCGACCAACACCGAGCGCGCCATTTCGGTGCCGGTCGGCGCCGGGACGCTGGGCCGCATCATGGACGTGCTGGGTCGTCCGATCGACGAAGCCGGCGACGTGCAGGCCTCGGACCATTGGGAAATCCATCGCACTGCGCCTTCGTACGAAGACCAGTCCTCCAGCACCGAACTGCTGGAAACCGGCATCAAGGTCATCGACCTGATGTGCCCGTTCGCCAAGGGCGGCAAGGTCGGCCTGTTCGGCGGCGCCGGCGTCGGCAAGACCGTCAACATGATGGAACTGATCAACAACATCGCCAAGGCGCACTCGGGTCTGTCCGTGTTCGCCGGCGTGGGCGAGCGGACCCGTGAGGGCAACGACTTCTACCACGAGATGAAGGACTCCAACGTCCTGGACAAGGTGGCGATGGTGTACGGCCAGATGAACGAGCCGCCGGGCAACCGTCTGCGCGTGGCGCTGACCGGCCTGACCATGGCTGAGTACTTCCGCGACGAGAAGGACGAGAACGGCAAGGGCAAGGACGTGCTGCTGTTCGTGGACAACATCTACCGCTACACGCTGGCCGGTACCGAGGTGTCCGCGCTGCTCGGCCGTATGCCGTCGGCGGTGGGTTACCAGCCGACCCTGGCCGAGGAAATGGGCGTGCTGCAGGAACGCATCACCTCGACCAAGAGCGGTTCGATCACCTCGATCCAGGCCGTGTACGTGCCCGCGGACGACCTGACCGACCCGTCGCCGGCGACCACCTTCGCCCACTTGGATTCCACCGTCACGCTGAGCCGTAACATCGCCTCGCTGGGTATCTACCCGGCGGTGGATCCGCTGGATTCCACCAGCCGCCAGATGGACCCGCTGGTGATCGGTACCGAGCACTACGACACCGCCCAGCGCGTGCAGCAGACCTTGCAGAAGTACAAGGAACTGAAGGACATCATCGCGATCCTGGGCATGGACGAGTTGAGCGAAGAAGACAAGCAGTCGGTGTCGCGCGCACGCAAGATCGAGCGCTTCTTCAGCCAGCCGTTCCACGTCGCCGAAGTGTTCACCGGCTCGCCGGGCAAGTACGTGTCGCTGAAGGACACCATCCGCGGCTTCAAGGCGATCTGCGACGGCGAATACGATCACCTGCCGGAGCAGGCGTTCTACATGGTCGGCAGCATCGAAGAAGCCGTCGAGAAAGCCAACAAGATGAGCGCCAAGGCCTGA